In Microcella indica, the genomic window GTCTTCCCGGCCCGCGCGAGAGCCTTGTTGGCGGCCTCGATCGGCGCGAGCGGAAACTGATCCGGGTCCACGCCGTGCGCTGCGCGGCTCGCGATGCGTGCCAGCGGCTCGCCGCGAACCGCGCCCTCCGCGGCGACCAGCACGGCAGAGGCGCCGTCGTTGATTGGCGAGGAGTTGCCGGCGGTCACGGTGCCGTCCGCGGCGAACAGCGCCTTGAGACCCGCAAGCTTCTCGATCGAGGTATCGTCGCGGATCCCCTCATCGCGGGCCAGCTCGGCGCCGGGCACCTGCACGATCTCGCCATCGTAGATCCCGTCAGCCCATGCCTTCGCGGCGAGGCGGTGCGAGCGCACGGCGAACGCATCCTGCTCCTCCCGCGTCAGCCCGGCCTCGCGCGCGACCTTCTCCGCGGACTCGCCGTTGCTGATCGTCCAGTGCACCGGCAGCGCCTTGTTGACCATGCGCCAGCCGATCGACGTGTTCCACATCGTCTGGTTGCCTACCGACGGCCACGGCCGCGGCGACTTCTCCACGACGAACGGCGCTCGGCTCATCGACTCGACGCCGCCCGCGAGAATGATGTCGGCGTCACCCGACTCGATCGCCCGCGAGGCCTGGATGACGGCCTCGACCGACGATGCACACAGCCGGTTCACCGTCACCCCGGTCACCGATGATGGGAAGCCGGCCAGCAGCGCGCCGAAACGCGCGACGTTCCGATTGTCCTCGCCCGCCTGATTGGCATCGCCGAAGATGACGTCGTCGATGCGTGCCGGGTCCAGGCCGGCGCGCTCGATCATCGCCTTCATGACCACCGCAGCGAGATCGTCGGGTCGGACTCCTGCCAGTGCGCCGCCGGCCTTTCCGAACGGCGTGCGTACCGCGTCGTACACGAAGCTCGCAGTCATGTCAGTTTCCTTCGCCTTGTGGTGTCGATGACGGCGTCAGCCGCAAGCCAGTCAGCTCCGCGAGCGACTCGAGAGTGTTGTCGCCGAACGCCTCACGCACCGCGAAACCGTCGGCGGACACGTCGAAGATGGCGTGATCGGTGTAAACGCGGGTCACGCACCCGACGCCGGTGAGCGGGTAGGTGCATACCTCCACGAGCTTGGACTCGCCCTGCTTGGTGAGCAGGTCGGTCATGACGTAGACGGACTTCGCGCCGATCGCGAGATCCATCGCACCGCCCACTGCGGGGATCGCACCGGGCGCGCCGGTCGACCAGTTCGCGAGATCGCCGCGCTGCGACACTTGGAACGCGCCGAGCACGCACACGTCCAGGTGTCCGCCACGCATCATCGCGAAGGAGTCGGCGTGGTGAAAGTACGCCGCCCCCGGCAGCGCCGTCACCGCCTGCTTGCCCGCATTGGTCAGGTCCGGGTCGATCCGGTCCGGCGCAGGAGCCTCACCCATTCCAAGGAGACCGTTCTCGGTATGCAGGATGATCTCCTGATCCTCGGGCAGATAGTTCGCCACGAGTGTCGGCGCACCGATACCGAGGTTCACGTAGGAGCCTTCCGGGATGTCGGCGGCGACGCGCCGCGCCAGCTCTTGACGGGTGATGCGGCTGCTCACTGATCTACCTCCGTCATGGCCGGAGCGTCCTGAAGCGGATTCCCCTCAACATCGACGCCGCCGACGAAAACGCCGCCGTCGATCCACCGGCGAGATCCCACTGCGACGACGCGGTCGACGAAAATACCTGGGGTGACGACTGTCTCGGGGTCAAGCGACCCGAGTTCCACGATCTCATCGACCTGCGCGATGGTCGTCACCGCGGCGGTCGCCATGATGGGGCCGAAGTTCCGAGCGGTCTCGCGGAACACCAGATTGCCCCAACGATCTCCCCGCAGCGCCGAGATGAGTGCGAAGTCCGCCTTGATCGGATACTCCAGCACGTACGCACGGCCATCGATCTCACGCGCCTCTTTGCCCTCGGCGAGCACGGTGCCCACCCCCGTAGGGGAGAAGAACGCACCGATGCCGGCCCCCGCCGCGCGGATGCGCTCGGCGAGATTCCCCTGGGGCACCAGTTCGAGTTCGATCTTCCCGGCGCGGTACAAGTCGTCGAACACCCACGAGTCGTGCTGCCGCGGGAACGAGCAGATGATCTTGCGCACACGCCCCTTCGCGAGCAGCGCGGCCAGCCCGGTATCACCATTGCCAGCGTTGTTGTTGACGATCGTCAGGTCGCTCGCTCCCTGCTCGATCAGCGCGTCGATGAGCTCGACGGGCTGACCGGCCCGGCCAAAACCGCCGATCATGATGGTGCACCCGTCGCCGATGCCCGCAACGGCAGCCTCGACGTCCGAGACAGTCTTGTCGATCACGTCAACTCCCGTCGTATGTTCGCTACGCGCACATGTGTGCGCATGGTGCCATCTTACGCGATCTTACGTGGCATCGAGGTCGACGGCGGCATAGGGATCGCCCTCACCCTCGCGTTGTTCCCGCGGCCGCGCCGGTTCGCCAACGACCCGTTGGCGAATTGAGCGTCCCCCTGACTGCCCGGTCTGATAGGTTGCTCTGCTCGGCATGCGCGCCGAGCAGAGAGGAGTCTCCCGGTGCTCCATGAGTATCCGACGTTCGACTACGACCAGGTCGACTACATCACCTCGGACACCCACTTCAGCCACGCGCGGATCAGCGAGCTCGCTGCCCGCCCCTTCGGATCGGCCGGCGAGATGGACGCCGAGCTGATCCGCCGCTGGAACCAGACCGTCGCCCCCGCAGACGTCGTCCTGCACCTCGGCGACGTCGCGCTCGGACCGATCGCCGAGTCCCTGCCGCTGACCGCGCAGCTCCACGGGCGCAAGTTCCTCGTCCCCGGCAACCACGACCGCGTCTCACCCGCGACACAGTCCCGCCGCGCGATCGAGCGATTCGCTCCGCTCTACGAGCAGGCCGGCTGGATCATGCTCCCTGAGATCATTCAAGGCACCCGTCGCGGCACCCTTCTCCTCGCGTCCCACTACCCCTACTCCGGCGACACCCAGGACGCGGACCGGCACACCTCACATCGTCCGGTCGACCGCGGCGCTCCGCTGCTGCACGGCCACACCCATGATCGGGAGAATGGGCCGGTCGGTCACCAGTTCCATGTCGGTGTCGACGCCTTCGGATACGCGCCCATCCCATTCACGCTCATCGACGCCTGGCTCGACGACCTCCGCCGGGAGGAGGAAGAGATCGCCGCGATCGTCCGTGAACGCACAGCGATGGGCGAGAGCACGCCGCTCTCGGAACTGGCCGAGAAGCTCGGAATCGACCTCGCGGCCCTCGGTGACACGCCGGAGTGAGGCGATCGGACCCGCGAAGTCTAGGGAAACGCTAGACATCCCTAGACTTCGCTAGATTCGCCAGTCGTCCCGGTAGTCGTCGTGATCTGCATGAGCAGACGCGAGCTCCCGCAGCACCGTCTCCAGCGTCTCGGCCGTCGTGGTCGAGGGTTCTGCGGCACGGAACGCGTCGATGATCCGGCGCTTCGCGGCGCACTCCGCGCGCACGCGCTGATAGTCGATCGCGACGATCATCCGCTCTGGGTCGAACGCGAACTGCGTCGCCCACACGCAGAACCCGGTATCGGTCGTCGGCGATTCCGACTCGACAAGCCACGCGATCCGCTCATCCTCCTCGATCCGGGCAAGCAGGAACTCCACCAGCACCGCCGACTCATCCGTCATGGCCACCTCCTCGAGAGCAACCTGCCAGCATCGCACACATCGAGATTGTGCAACGACCCGTTGCACCAATGACCCCGCGAGTCGAGCCTGTCTAGATCGGAGCAGGAGTCGTCCGATCCTGGCAGGGATCGGACTCGACCATCGCATCCGATCGAACTTGCCAGGACTCGACATCCCCTGCACCGCAGCAAAGCGGAGTCCGGATCGGTTGAGGATGAATCACGGCGGCATCAATCGCGGCAAGCACATTCAACTCGCCGAAGCGCCCGTCCTCGCGCGGCTCATGCATCTGGACGGATCTCGCTCGATGCCCATGAGCCTCGTTCGCGAACGCAGGAGATTGAGTGGACACTATCCAGTCGTACACAACGGGCGACGAGTTGGAACCGCGCGGGGAAGCGAGCCACGGCTCGCGCACGGTGGATGGTGATCTGGCCGGTCTCGAGCGGCTGGCGCAGAGCATCCAGCACGGCGGCGCTGAATTCGGGCGCCTCGTCGAGGAAGAGGACTCCGTGGGCAGCGCGCGAGATCGCGCCGGGCCGCACGAGCCCGCTGCCGCCCCCGATGAGGGAGGCCATCGTCGCGCTGTGGTGGGGACTCTCGACCGGTGGGCGCGTCACGAGGGCGGAACCGACGGGCAGGCCGGCGAGCGAGCGGACGGAGGAGACCTCCACCGCGGCGTCGGGCTCGAGGTCGGGCAGCAGCCCGGCCAGTCGCGTCGCGAGCAGCGTCTTGCCGGCACCGGGAGGGCCGAGCATCATGAGGTGATGGCCGCCCGCGGCGGCGACCTGCAGCGCTTCGACGGCCTCCGGATGCCCGACGACGTCGCTCAGGTCTCCCTCCTCCCCTGCCGGTTCCTCCGCGGTCGCCCCGACGAGCGGGTCAACAGGCACGGCCTCGAGCTCGGCACCATGATGGATGAGCACGTCCCGCAGGCTCGCCGCACCGACGATGCGGATTCCCGCGACGAGCCCCGCTTCGACGGCGTTGCCGCTCGGCACCACGACTGCTCTGGCCCCTGCGCGCCGGGCGGCCAGCACCGCAGGGAGCACCCCGGCGACGGGTCGCAGTCTGCCGTCGAGGCTCAGCTCGCCGAGGTGCACAACGCCCTCGAGCGCCTCCGCTGTCACCACGCCGGTCGTCGCGAGAGCAGCGACGGCGATTCCGAGGTCGAAGCCCGAGCCGTGCTTGGGCAGGGATGCTGGTGAGAGGTTGACGGTGACCTTGCGGTTCGGCAGGTCGCACCCCGAGTTGCTCGCTGCGGACCGCACGCGATCCTTCGCCTCGCCGAGCGCGGCGTCGGGCAGGCCGATGATCGTGAACGCGGGGAGTCCGTTCGCGAGATCGGCCTCGATCTCGACGAGCGCCCCGTCGACCCCGTGCAGGGCGACCGCGAGCGTGCGGGCGACGGGCATCAGCACACCTGCCGCACGTGCTCGATGACGACGCCGTCGCGGTCGGCGACCACCGAGATGGCGTCGACCCGCAGGCGGTCCACCGGGCCGTGCGCCTCGCACCACGCCGCCGCCAGCCGACGCAGCCGCGCGAGCTTGACGGGCGTGATCGCCGCCAGCGGATGCCCGAACCCGGCCCCCGACCGCGTCTTGACCTCCACGACCACTGTCGTCGCGCCCTCTCGGGCGACGATGTCGACCTCACCGATCGAGCACCGCCAGTTGCGGTCGAGGATCGTGAAGCCCTGGGCCTCGAGGTGGTCGACCGCGAGGTCCTCCCCGCTGCGCCCGAGCGCTTGCGTGCGTGTCATGCCTCCGAGAATGCCGAGCGCGCGGGCGCCGGGGGCGTCCTCGAGACGACCCGGGGCATCCCCCACCCCTCACGGGGCTGTGAGGGAGACGCCGCAACCTCAGCGCGGGGCGGACTCCTTCTGCGCGCCCCCGGGCTCGGCACCCTCCGGCTCGGCACCGTCGTCGTCCGCGTGCCGGTCGGGGTTCGTGTAATGCAGCACCGCCCACAGCGCGAGCGTGACGACCGCGAACGCGACGAGCACGACGAACCACGTTCCCACGTTCGAGATCTCGTCGATGCCGTCCTCCGTCGGCAGCACGAGCAGCGCGAACAGGGTCGCCGTCACGAGGAAGGCGCCGACCCACAGTGCCTTGGACCGCTGGAAGATCTCGCGACCCTCGAGGAAACCGAGGGGCAGGATCGCGACCGCCGCCGCCGTGAGGCCCTCCGCCGTTGCCGCCGCGAGGGAGTCGAGCACGAGCGCCGTGACCCAGTCGAGGCCGCCGGCCGTCGCCTCGGTGAGGATCGAGTAGCCGACCCACGCGAGCACCGAGATGCCGACCATCACGCCGAGCTGGGTGAGCACGGCGCGCAGGCGGTGCGGCGCGCCCACGCGCGTGACGATCTCGAGGCCGATGACGAGCCCGATGAGGAAGCCGGGCGAGAACTCGAGGAGGCGCGCGATGACGACGCCGATGAGCGCGAAGACGAGCGCGGCAGGCTGCAGCCCGATGCTCGTCTCGATGCGCCACGCGCGCCAGATGATCGCCCCGCTGATCCACGACGACACGTAGGTGACGAGGAAAAGGCCGATCGCGAGCGCGAGGGTCAGTCTCAGCGAGACGGCGTCGAACCCGAACGACGGGTCCATGAACCCGAAGATGACGCTCGTAAGCACGATCAGCACGGCGGCGGCCGCGGCGCGCGTGCGCGTGACCGCGGCGAACCAGTCGGTCACGCGATCGACGCCGCGCTCGAAGGCGGCGAAGCCCCGCCCGAACCGGCGCGTGTTCGCCGAGAGGGTCGAGTTGAGCAGCTCGGTCGGGAACGCCACGAGCAGGAGGATCGCGAGCGCGAGACCTCCCGCGGTCACCGTGATGATGGGGCTGCGGAAGATCTCGGCGGCCGTGGGAATCGCATTCGTCAATTCAGACGGTGCGGCGGGGTCGTCGCGAGCGATCGATCCGGATGCTCCGCCAGCGCGCTCGCCGACGCCAGAGTTCTCCTCCACCTCCTCGTCGACACCCTCCTCGAGCGGCTGCCCCGCAGGATCCAGAGGCGGCTCGACCATGACCGGGGTCGAGATCTCCGAGGGGCTGCCCCCCGGCGGCGTCGCGGTCGCGACGAGCGTGTGCTCACCCGGCTCGAGATCCTCCGGCACGACCACGTCGAGGGCGAAGAGCCCGCTCGCGTCCGCCACCGAGGTGCCGAGGGTGCGCGGCGTCGAGAAGATCTGGATCGTGACGGATGTGCCGGGAGGCAGCCCGCGCGCGGAGAGCGACAGCTGCTGCCCGGGTCTCAGGTTCTGCCCGTCGAAGCCCTCGAGCGTCCACGAGAACGGAGCCGGGGTGACGGCCGGCGTCGGCGTGGGAATGGGCGCGGGCGGCGCGGCGGGGCCGGCCACGACGACCTCGACAGGGGCGGTGTATGCCGAGAATCCGTCGAAGGAGTCGCCGAGGCCTTCGTAGTAGAAGCCGGGATCGGCGACGAAGCCCTGAGACTGCTGCTGGGCGCGCACGAGAGTGCGGCCCGATGCGCCCGAGAACGAGCAGCTCCACGCGCCCTCGGTGTCGACGATGGCACTGCAGGCCCCTGGCCCGCCGAGCTCGCGCACGAGCACGCGGAATCCGGGCTCGCCCTCGCCACTCGCGAGAACCCGGCCGTTCGAGCCCGGGGCGGCCGAGAAGGTCGGAACCTCGGGAATGAGCACGAAGTCGTCCTGGTACTCGCTCTGCTCGAAGTAGTACGACTGGACGGCGTAGAAGTTCCAGATGCCCGGCTCGAGGTCGTCGAACACGCACTCCTCGACGGTCGCGGGCGACAAGGGCGCGGACTCGGGTTCGAAGCCGCCTCCGCCTTCGCCCTCGGGCGCATCGCCGCACGAGGCCACCGGGAAGCCGAACGAGTAGCCGCCCTCGCCGTCGGGCTCGACGTCGTAGACCTCGACCCCGACCCTCGAGCCCTCGAGACCCTCGGCCGTGACTCCCACCGAGGCAGCGCCGAACTCGTACGTCATGGTGGGAGGCGGCGGCACCACGCCGGGGGAGATGGTGGCGGCGACCGGTGCTGAGGCAGTCGAGATGCCGTCCCAGTAGTCGACAACCTGGCCGGGCACCCCGGGATCGTCGGAGAACCCGACGCTCTGGGCCACGGCGGTGTAGACCTCCCCGCCCGGAGCGAGAGGCGTGGTGCACGACCATTGACCCGTGACGGCATCGGCGACGGCAGAGCACGCGAAGGTCGACTCCGAGTCTCGGACGACGACCTCGACGTAGTCCAGCAGAGTGCTCGACTCCACGAGCTCCTCGGCGAGCAGGTCGATCGAGCCGCTGAAGATCGCGCCGCCGGGCACCGGCTCGACGGTCATCGTGGGCGTCGCCGGCACGTACACGGCATCGCCCCGGTCGCTCGAGTACGTCTCGTTGATGAACTGCACGGACGAGAACAGGTGGATGCCCGGGGGCACGCTCTCCACGAGGCAGACGACCGACGGGCCGTCCGTCGGAGGCACCTCGTAGTCGCCCGTCCACCCGGCCGGGCACCGCTCGCCGAGGGAACCAGCGCCGAACCAGTCCACGATGAAGCTCACGGAGACGTCGGTCTCGGTCAAGCCCGTCGCGGTCGCGGTGAGCGAACCCGGGGCGGTGGCGATCGACAACCCGTTCTGCGGCGGGGCGACGTTCACGGCGATAGCGTCAGGCTCGCCCCCCGGCCGTTCTGCCGTGCCGCCCTCCAGGTCGGTGGCCACGACCCGCACGGCCCACACACCGTAGTCCCCGAAGGGCACCGTGCACGAGAAGGCGCCAGACGCCGGCACACCGGAGAAGCAGAGAGACGTCTCGCTGCCGATGCCGACGTCGACTCGGTAGGCGAAGACCTCGACCGTGCCGAGCGCGGGCCCCGTGCCCGTGACCTCAGCGGAGAGGGTCGGGATCGTGAAGGCGTCGAGGTCGAACGGTGACGCGAGAGAGAGGTCGCTCGCCGGTGACCCGTAGCTCACCGTGACCCTGTTGCTCTCCGGGCTCGTGCCGTCGACGTCAGTCGACGTCGCGAAGAGCTCGTAGTCGCCGTACTGGCCTGCGGGCAGCGTCGCGACGCAGTCGCGGTCGACCGTGTCGGTGAAGACGCATCCCTCGGTCACGACGCCTGTCTCGACGAACTCGGCCCACACCGTCACCGTCTGCTCGATGCCATCCTCAACGTCGACCGAAACCGAGACGGAGCCGGTGATGTCGGTCGCGGCGGCGGAGATGACGGGGGCGAGAGGAGCGGCCTGCGCCGCGGAGCTCACCGCAACGACGCTCGCCGCCGCGAAGGCGGCCACGAGCACACTGGCGAGGCCTGCGCGGGCGCCGCGAGAACGGGTGGTCACAGCGATGTGCTCCTCGGGTAGGAGGACGGAGGTGACGCTCGTTCGGGTCAGCGTCTAGATCACAGTACGCCGGATCTGTTTCGCGCGGGTTAACTGTTCTTGGGGGGCGCGGGGCGCATCCCGATACCGCTACTCGTCGATCGCGAGCTCACGGGGCAGCTTGAGGTCCTTCTTGCCGAGCTCCTCCACATTGACGTCCTTGAACGTCAGCACGCGCACGCTCTTGACGAAGCGGTCGGCGCGGTAGACGTCCCACACCCACACGTCGGTGAGGGTCAGCTCGAAGTAGAAGTCTCCCGCGACCTCGCGCACGACCTGCTCGACCTCGTTGGCCAGGTAGAACCGTCGCTCGGTCTCCACCACGTACTGGAACTGCGACACCACGTCGCGGTACTCCCGGTACAGGGCGAGCTCGACCTCGCGGTCGTAGTCGTCAAAATCGTCGTCGTCCATCGGGTGCAGTCTAGACCGTCGCGTCGGGCGCGCCGTCGGCCGTCGCGGGGAGCTTGAGCCACGTGACCCGATGCCGGGGGCTCGGCCCGAACTCCGCGACCGCGGCGAGGTGCGCGGGGCTTCCATAGCCCTTGTTGCCGTCCCAGCCGAACTGCGGCCACCGCGTCGCATCAGCGACCATGAGCGAATCCCGATGCACCTTCGCGACGACCGACGCGCCCGCCACCGAGGCGCAGTCACGATCCGCCTTCGGCCTGACCCGGATGCTCGGTGGCGAGGTGAGCGCCGGCGTGAGCCAATCGTGGCTGCCGTCGAGCAGCACCGTCGAGGCACCCACGTCGATGCCCGCCTCGTGCAGGGCGATGAGGCCGCGGCGGGCGGCGAGGCCCAGGGCCGCGATGATGCCGTGCGCGTCCACCTCGCCCGGCTCGGCCTCCCCCACCGCGACCGCGGTTGCCCACGCGTGCACGAGGGGAGCGAGCAGCTCGCGCTTGGCGGGGCTGAGCAGCTTGGAGTCGCGCAGGCCCGCGGGAGGAGCATCCCCGCCGGGGACGATCGCGCACACGCCCACGGCCACGACACCCGCGATGGCACCGCGACCGACCTCGTCGCAGCCGATCACGACGGGGGCGCCCTCGGCGAAGAGCGCTCTCTCGACCTCGAGAGTGGGGTCGGCGACGGTCACGGCCGGGGGTCGACCCCGTCGAAGACGAGCGGGTAGTTGTCGAGCCAGCCCCAGCGGTCGAGGGGCCAGCTGATCACGAACGCGCGCCCCACGACGTCGTCGATCGGCACGGGGCCGTTGACGCGCGAGTCGCTCGAGTCGTAGCGGTTGTCGCCCATGACCCACAGCTGGCCCGCCGGGACGTCCTGCTGGAAGTCGCTGCCGCTCACATCGACGCGCCCCTCGGGCAGCACGACGTAGGGTTCGTCGAGCGGCACCCCGTTGATGCTCAACTGGCCCAGATCGTTGCAGCAGACGATGCGGTCGCCCGGCAGCCCGATGACGCGCTTGACGAGGTGCTCGTCGCTGTCGGAGGCGCTCAGGCCCACCAGGGTGAGGATCGTGTCGACACCCTCCTCGAGGGGCGAGCGCGGCTGCTCGGGCGCGGGCGTGAGCCAGCTGCCGGGGTCGCGGAACACGATCACGTCGCCGCGCTCGACGGCAACGAGGTCGGGAACCAGCTGGTTGACGATGATGCGGTCGTCGACGAGAAGAGTGCTCTCCATCGACTCGCTCGGAATGTAGAACGACCGGATGAGGAATGTCTTGATGAGGAACGAGATGATGAGCGCCGCCGCGACGATGACGACGACGTCGCGCAGGAAAAGCAGCGCGCTGCGCTGGCGCGAGCGCGGGCGCTCAGGCGCAGGATCGGATGCCGCTGCCGGCGGCGCTGTGTGCTCGGTCATTGCTCCCCAGGGTCGGGCTCCAGTCTAGGCACCGCCCGGTCGCAGAACGACGAAGGCCCCGCCGAGAGATCGGCGGGGCCTTCGTCGTGAGGAGCGGGAGCTCAGCTCTCGCGCTTCTCCTTGATCTTGGCCTTCTTGCCGCGCAGAGCGCGCAGGTAGTAGAGCTTGGCGCGACGCACGTCGCCGCGGGTGACGACCTCGATGTGGTCGATGACCGGGGAGTGCACGGGGAAGGTGCGCTCGACGCCGACCTGGAAGCTCACCTTGCGGACGGTGAAGGTCTCACGGATGCCCTCGTTGGAGCGGCCGATGACGACGCCTTGGAACACCTGGATGCGCGAGCGGCTGCCTTCCACGATGTTGACGTGCACCTTGACGGTGTCACCGGGGCGGAAGTCGGGGATGTCGGAGCGAAGAGACGCTGCGTCGACGTGATCGAGAATGTGCATGATGCATCGCTTTCTGCAACCGCCACAGGTCGAGTGCGGGGAGTAAGAGGGAGTCGTACCGGTGCTGCAGCCTCGCAGGATGACGGCTCCCCTGTGGCAGAACCGTGCCGAGGCACAATCGCTCATCATGCCATATGGGGGTACGCCCAGCCAACTTTCTGCGAGAATACCGACGGGGAATCACTGCACGGCCGTTACACTCGCGCCACACCGCTTCTCGGGGGGAGAGCACTCATGACTACAACCACCACCACCGCGCTCGCGACCGACAAGGTCGTCATGCGCACCGAGCCCATCCAGCGCCGCAGCTCGGAGAGGATCGAGCTGCTGCTGGACGCCGCCGCCGCACTCATCGACGACCACGGCATCGATGGCGTCACGACGAGCGCCGTCGCGAAGCGCTCGTCGTCCTCCGTCGGCGTCGTCTACCGGTACTTCCCGAACATCCAGACACTGCTGCGCGCGCTTGCCGCCCGCAACCTCGAGCGCTACCTCGCCAAGGTGTGGCACGGCATCGAGAACTCGGGGCCCGAGCCCTGGTCGTCGTTCGACTCGACGCTCGACGTGTTCGTGGAGCTCGTCCGCACCGAGCCCGGCTTTCGCGCTCTGCGCTTCGGCGACGTCATCGACCAGCGGTTCATCAACCCCGAGCTGAGCAACAACTCGATCCTCGCCCGCCGCTTCGCCGAGCAGACCGGTGCCACCTACGGCTTCGAACCAGACGATCAGCTCGTGTTCCACTACGAAGTCGCGGTCGAGATGGCGAGCGGGCTCCTCACTCGAGCGTTCCAATTGGACAAGAATGGTGACGCGCGCTTCATCGAGGCGACCCGCGCCCTGTGCGGCGACTACCTGCGCACCCACGTCCCCCTACCCAGGAGCTGAATGATCGAGCTACGCACCCCGGCCGAGATCGACGAGATGCGGCCAGCGGGTCGCTTCGTGGCGAGCGTGCTGACGGCGACGCGCGCCGCCGCCGACGTCGGGGTCAACCTGCTCGACCTGGACGCACTCGCGCACGACATGATTCGCGCCGAGGGCGCGGAGAGCTGCTACATCGACTACCACCCCTCGTTCGGCGCCTCGCCGTTCGGGAAAGTGATCTGCACGTCGGTCAATGACGCGGCCCTGCACGGCCTCCCGCACGACTACGCTCTGCGCGACGGCGACCTGCTGACGCTCGATTTCGCCGCCTCCGTCAACGGCTGGGTGAGCGACTCGGCGATCAGCTTCGTCGTCGGGGAACCGCGCCCGGGCGACCTCGAGCTCATCGCGACCGCGGAGCGGGCCCTCGCCGCCGGCATCGAGCAGGCGCGCGTCGGCCGCCGTCTGGGTGACATCTCGAGCGCGATCGGCGACGTCGCGCACGATGCCGGGATGCCCGTCAACCTCGATTTCGGCGGTCACAGCGTGGGCCGCACGATGCACGGAGACCTGCATCTGCCGAATGACGGTCGAGCGGGGCGCGGCCTCAAGCTGCGAGCGGGGCTCGTCATGGCTATCGAGCCGTGGTTCATCCCCGACACCGACGAGATCTACACCGACCCCGACGGGTGGACCCTGCGCTCGCGCACGGGCTCCCGCGCCGCGCACGCCGAGCACACCGTCGCGATCACGCCCGAAGGGCCCCTCGTGCTCACGGCGCGCGACTGAGCACCGCAGCCGCACTCTCGGGGCGTCAGCGCGCCGAGGAATCGACGAGCGGCACCTCGTCGGTCGTGGGTCCGAGCGGAGAGGTCCACTGCTCGCCGCGCCGGTCGGCGCGCGTCGTGCGCACCATGGTGACGCATGCCGACACCGCCGCGACGATGAGCAGGGGCCACAGCAGGTAGCCGAGCAGGAGCGCCGCCGGGTCGAGCGAGGTCGCGACGACGATGATCGCGAGCGCGTACTGGGCGACGAGCAGCAGCTTCTCTCCGCTCGTGAGGATCGGCACGGCACGACGCAGCACGATGACGTGGTTGAGGGCGAGGGAGACCGCAAGCCCAGGGAGCACGAAGGTGCCGGTGACGACGCTCTGCACCGAGGGCAGCAGCGCGTACTGGTCGACTGCCTGCAGGATCCACGCCGCGACACCCGCGAGCAGCGCGATCGCGGCGACGAGAGGCTGCGACCACAGCCACCAGCGCTCGCCCGTGGTCACGTCGCCTCCCCCGAACGGTCGGGTGCCAGAAGGTCGGGGCGTACCCGCCGGGTGCGGTCGAGCTGCTGCTCGTGGCGCCACTGCGCGACAGCGCCGTGATGGCCGCTCAGCAGCACGGCCGGCACTGCCCGATCGCGCC contains:
- a CDS encoding thiolase family protein, producing the protein MTASFVYDAVRTPFGKAGGALAGVRPDDLAAVVMKAMIERAGLDPARIDDVIFGDANQAGEDNRNVARFGALLAGFPSSVTGVTVNRLCASSVEAVIQASRAIESGDADIILAGGVESMSRAPFVVEKSPRPWPSVGNQTMWNTSIGWRMVNKALPVHWTISNGESAEKVAREAGLTREEQDAFAVRSHRLAAKAWADGIYDGEIVQVPGAELARDEGIRDDTSIEKLAGLKALFAADGTVTAGNSSPINDGASAVLVAAEGAVRGEPLARIASRAAHGVDPDQFPLAPIEAANKALARAGKTWADVDVVELNEAFASQSLADIAGWPDFDPERVNIHGGALAIGHPLGASGGRIIGHAAHELARRGGGLAVAAICIGVGQGLAVVLER
- a CDS encoding 3-oxoacid CoA-transferase subunit B; its protein translation is MSSRITRQELARRVAADIPEGSYVNLGIGAPTLVANYLPEDQEIILHTENGLLGMGEAPAPDRIDPDLTNAGKQAVTALPGAAYFHHADSFAMMRGGHLDVCVLGAFQVSQRGDLANWSTGAPGAIPAVGGAMDLAIGAKSVYVMTDLLTKQGESKLVEVCTYPLTGVGCVTRVYTDHAIFDVSADGFAVREAFGDNTLESLAELTGLRLTPSSTPQGEGN
- a CDS encoding 3-oxoacid CoA-transferase subunit A codes for the protein MIDKTVSDVEAAVAGIGDGCTIMIGGFGRAGQPVELIDALIEQGASDLTIVNNNAGNGDTGLAALLAKGRVRKIICSFPRQHDSWVFDDLYRAGKIELELVPQGNLAERIRAAGAGIGAFFSPTGVGTVLAEGKEAREIDGRAYVLEYPIKADFALISALRGDRWGNLVFRETARNFGPIMATAAVTTIAQVDEIVELGSLDPETVVTPGIFVDRVVAVGSRRWIDGGVFVGGVDVEGNPLQDAPAMTEVDQ
- a CDS encoding metallophosphoesterase, translated to MLHEYPTFDYDQVDYITSDTHFSHARISELAARPFGSAGEMDAELIRRWNQTVAPADVVLHLGDVALGPIAESLPLTAQLHGRKFLVPGNHDRVSPATQSRRAIERFAPLYEQAGWIMLPEIIQGTRRGTLLLASHYPYSGDTQDADRHTSHRPVDRGAPLLHGHTHDRENGPVGHQFHVGVDAFGYAPIPFTLIDAWLDDLRREEEEIAAIVRERTAMGESTPLSELAEKLGIDLAALGDTPE
- a CDS encoding DUF6221 family protein produces the protein MTDESAVLVEFLLARIEEDERIAWLVESESPTTDTGFCVWATQFAFDPERMIVAIDYQRVRAECAAKRRIIDAFRAAEPSTTTAETLETVLRELASAHADHDDYRDDWRI
- a CDS encoding YraN family protein; protein product: MTRTQALGRSGEDLAVDHLEAQGFTILDRNWRCSIGEVDIVAREGATTVVVEVKTRSGAGFGHPLAAITPVKLARLRRLAAAWCEAHGPVDRLRVDAISVVADRDGVVIEHVRQVC
- a CDS encoding DUF2469 family protein, yielding MDDDDFDDYDREVELALYREYRDVVSQFQYVVETERRFYLANEVEQVVREVAGDFYFELTLTDVWVWDVYRADRFVKSVRVLTFKDVNVEELGKKDLKLPRELAIDE
- a CDS encoding ribonuclease HII, giving the protein MTVADPTLEVERALFAEGAPVVIGCDEVGRGAIAGVVAVGVCAIVPGGDAPPAGLRDSKLLSPAKRELLAPLVHAWATAVAVGEAEPGEVDAHGIIAALGLAARRGLIALHEAGIDVGASTVLLDGSHDWLTPALTSPPSIRVRPKADRDCASVAGASVVAKVHRDSLMVADATRWPQFGWDGNKGYGSPAHLAAVAEFGPSPRHRVTWLKLPATADGAPDATV
- the lepB gene encoding signal peptidase I; this encodes MTEHTAPPAAASDPAPERPRSRQRSALLFLRDVVVIVAAALIISFLIKTFLIRSFYIPSESMESTLLVDDRIIVNQLVPDLVAVERGDVIVFRDPGSWLTPAPEQPRSPLEEGVDTILTLVGLSASDSDEHLVKRVIGLPGDRIVCCNDLGQLSINGVPLDEPYVVLPEGRVDVSGSDFQQDVPAGQLWVMGDNRYDSSDSRVNGPVPIDDVVGRAFVISWPLDRWGWLDNYPLVFDGVDPRP